The DNA sequence GGTCACGGCACGGTTGAAGGCGGCGGGTTACAGCGACGCCGATATCGAGAAGATCTGGAGCGGCAATGTGCTGCGGATTCTCGCGGCACAGCGCGGCGCTTAAGGGCTCAACGAAGTCATTGAGGCGCCCATCGCGCCCCAATCTCGCCCGAAAAATGGTGCTGCCGGTGAGGATTGAACTCACGACCTCAGCCTTACCAAGGATGCGCTCTACCACTGAGCTACGGCAGCACTCGGGCAGGGGCGGCGTGTCCGGCCCCGCGCGGGAGCGGCCCTTTCGCGCGGGCACGGCCCATTGTCAAGGCGAAGGCGGCGGGTTTATCGGTATCGTCATGACTGACGCCGACAAAAACGCCCGCCGCGCCGCCGCGCTCCGCGAAAATCTGCGCAAACGCAAGGCGCAGGCGCGGGAAACGGCCACCGTGCCGCCGGTCGCCGAAGACAAACCTATCGAGCGGTGATCGGGCGGCACTTCGCCTCCAGCCACACCCGCTCGTCCGGCGACAGTTGCGGGCCGAGCACCTCCAGCACCTTCGCGTGATAGCCGTCGAGCCAGCGGCGCTCCTCCTCGCTCAACAGTCCCGGTTCGATCAGCCCGCGCTCGATCGGGCAAAAGGTCAGCGTCTCGAACCCCAGCATCGGCGATTCCGCGCCCGGAATGTCCTGTTCGGTCACCAGCACCAGATTTTCGATACGGATGCCGAACTCGCCCGCCTTATAGTAACCCGGCTCGTTCGACAGGAACATGCCCGCGCACAGCGGCTCGGACGGCCCACCGCCGGGATAGCTGGGCGCGGCGATGCGCTGCGGCCCTTCATGTACCGACAGATACGCGCCGACGCCGTGGCCGGTGCCGTGGCCATAATCGCAGCCGACCTCCCATAGCGGCCGCCGCGCGAACGCGTCGATCTGGCCACCCGTGGTCCCTTCCGGGAACACGGCGGTGGCAATGGCGATATGCCCCTTCAGCACGCGGGTGAAGCGGTCGCGCATTTCCTGCGTCGGTTCCCCCACCGGGATCACACGGGTCACATCGGTGGTGCCGTCGGCATATTGCCCGCCCGAGTCGACAAGATACAGCTGGCCGGTCTCGACGGCCAGGCTCGATTCGTCGGTCACCTTGTAATGCGGGATCGCGCCGTTCGGCCCGGTTGCAGAGATGGTGTCGAACGACAGATCCTTCAGCACGCCGGTTTCCTCGCGGAACGCCTGAAGCCGGTCGGCGGCGGACATTTCGGTAATGCCGCCCTTGGGCATTTCCGCCTCCGCCCATTTCAGGAAGCGGGCGAGCGCCGCGCCGTCGCGGGCCTGGGCTGCCTTGTGGCCGGAAATCTCAACGTCGTTCTTGATCGCCTTGGCCAGCACCACCGGATCGCGCACCTGCAAGAGTTTCGCGCCGCCAGCGTCGAGCGCATCGAAGATCGCCGCCACGGCGCGCTCCGGATCGACCGCCACTCGCTTGCCCGCGAATGCCGCCAGTGCGGGGGCGAACGCGCTACGTTCATGGATGCGCACGGCATTGCCCAGATGCTGCGCGACATCGTCACCCACCTTCTCGCGCGCCACGAACAGGTCGGCGGTGCCGTCATTGTTGACGATGGCATAGGCCAGCGCGACCGGCGTATGGCTGACGTCATCGCCGCGCACATTGAACGCCCAGGCGATCGAATCGAGCGCGGACAGCACCACCGCGTCGGCCTTGCGCTCGGCCAGCCAGTCGGCGATATCGGCGCGCTTGGCGGCGCTGGTCTTGCCTGCCGTGGTATCGGCCTGCACGCTCAATTTCGCGTCGGACGGCTGCGGCCGCTCGGCCCAGACGGCGTCGATCGGGTTTGCGGTCACCGCGACCAGCTCCGCGCCCTTCTCGGCCAGCGCCTTGCGCGCTTCCTCGACCCAGCCGCGCGTATGCAGCCACGGGTCGTATCCGATCCGCCCGCCATTCGGCGCATGCTCGCCCAGCCACGCCGCGATGCTGACCTGCGGCACCGGCACATAGTCCCAATGCGCACCATCGACCTGCTGACGCACCTGCAACGTATAGCGCCCGTCGGTGAAGATCGCCGCCGCCTCCGGCAACACCACCGCGCTCCCGGCGCTACCCTGAAACCCGGTCAGCCAGCCCAGCCGCTGGGCATAGCCGCCAACATATTCGCTCATATGCTCATCGGTCAGCGGCACGACAAAGCCGTCGAGGCGGTCACGCTTCAGCTGCGCGCGCAGCGCGGTCAGACGATCGGCATAGCTGGACATTCTCATAACCCTCAAACGCGACATTGCCGGGTGGCTGGCCGCCCATATGGGATACTGCGACGCCCGGAGAATAGCCGATCTCTAGGCCCACTCGCCCCCGTTTTCAAAGAGGGCGCGCGCGGAAGTTAATGGTCGGGCCACATGTGCCGGGTTGAAACGTCGCCAAATCGGGGGTGGCCACGCGCCATCCGACCCCGCATCAGGCAGGTTGAGTTATGGAGTCGTTGTAATGCGTGCGTGGATGTTCAGGGCGGCGGCCGGGGCCGGCTTCGTTGCCGCCGCAGTGGCTGTGACCACCCTGCTCCCCGCCAGCGAACCCGCGCGCACCGCCGTGCCAACGGCACCGCGCCCGACTGTCGCGGCGCCGGCAGTGGCGGTGGCACCATCTGCACCCGCCCCGGCACCTGTTACCGCACCGGCTACCCCCGAAGCGCTGATCGTCAAGCGCATCCTCGATATCCCCGGCCCGATCCGTTTCGGCGAATATTATTGGGACGCGGACACTGCCAAGACACCCGGCCCGTTGATTATTACCGTCGATCTGGAGGCCGAGACGATGTCGGTGTTCCGCGACGGCTATGAAATCGGCGCCACGGCGGTGCTGTTCGGCGCGGACGAGAAGCCGACTCCGGTCGGAATTTATCCGATCACGCAGAAAAAGGTGCATCACATCTCGAACCTGTATGGCGCGCCGATGCCGTACATGATGCGCCTGACCAACGACGGCGTCGCCATCCATGCGTCGGAGGTCGAGCTGGGCGCGGCGACGCATGGCTGTATCGGCGTGCCGCTGCCCTTCGCCAAATTGTTGTTCGCACAGGCAAAGCTGGGCGACCGCGTCATCATCACGCGCGGCAAAAGGCTGGGTGTCGGCGGCATGATCTCGGGCGGCTGACGGGCATTTTTCCGCAGGCTGCTTTGGTGTAGCATCGCCCCGGGG is a window from the Sphingomonas sp. LT1P40 genome containing:
- a CDS encoding L,D-transpeptidase family protein; protein product: MRAWMFRAAAGAGFVAAAVAVTTLLPASEPARTAVPTAPRPTVAAPAVAVAPSAPAPAPVTAPATPEALIVKRILDIPGPIRFGEYYWDADTAKTPGPLIITVDLEAETMSVFRDGYEIGATAVLFGADEKPTPVGIYPITQKKVHHISNLYGAPMPYMMRLTNDGVAIHASEVELGAATHGCIGVPLPFAKLLFAQAKLGDRVIITRGKRLGVGGMISGG
- a CDS encoding aminopeptidase P family protein, with protein sequence MSSYADRLTALRAQLKRDRLDGFVVPLTDEHMSEYVGGYAQRLGWLTGFQGSAGSAVVLPEAAAIFTDGRYTLQVRQQVDGAHWDYVPVPQVSIAAWLGEHAPNGGRIGYDPWLHTRGWVEEARKALAEKGAELVAVTANPIDAVWAERPQPSDAKLSVQADTTAGKTSAAKRADIADWLAERKADAVVLSALDSIAWAFNVRGDDVSHTPVALAYAIVNNDGTADLFVAREKVGDDVAQHLGNAVRIHERSAFAPALAAFAGKRVAVDPERAVAAIFDALDAGGAKLLQVRDPVVLAKAIKNDVEISGHKAAQARDGAALARFLKWAEAEMPKGGITEMSAADRLQAFREETGVLKDLSFDTISATGPNGAIPHYKVTDESSLAVETGQLYLVDSGGQYADGTTDVTRVIPVGEPTQEMRDRFTRVLKGHIAIATAVFPEGTTGGQIDAFARRPLWEVGCDYGHGTGHGVGAYLSVHEGPQRIAAPSYPGGGPSEPLCAGMFLSNEPGYYKAGEFGIRIENLVLVTEQDIPGAESPMLGFETLTFCPIERGLIEPGLLSEEERRWLDGYHAKVLEVLGPQLSPDERVWLEAKCRPITAR